In Rutidosis leptorrhynchoides isolate AG116_Rl617_1_P2 chromosome 2, CSIRO_AGI_Rlap_v1, whole genome shotgun sequence, one genomic interval encodes:
- the LOC139888818 gene encoding uncharacterized mitochondrial protein AtMg00810-like has product MSMLEELHFFLGLEVNQLPKGIFIRQSKYISDMFKKFNFPEMKISPTPMSINISLHADLDGQPFDQTLYRSLIGSLMYLTSSRPDIMFAVCLCARFQANPRYSHYKAIMRIFSYLKGTSNLGLWYPFGTRFNLMAFTDADNGGDQVKRKSTSGGLQFLGRKLVS; this is encoded by the coding sequence atgagcatgctcgaAGAACTTCATTTCTTTCTAGGATTAGAAGTTAACCAACTTCCGAAGGGGATTTTCATCAGACAATCAAAATACATTTCCGATATGTTCAAAAAGTTTAACTTTCCTGAGATGAAAATCAGCCCCACCCCAATGTCAATCAACATTTCATTACATGCTGACCTGGATGGTCAACCCTTTGATCAGACACTCTATAGGAGTCTAATTGGCTCATTGATGTATCTCACTTCTAGCAGACCCGACATCATGTTTGCTGTATGTCTATGTGCCCGATTTCAAGCCAACCCTAGGTACTCTCACTACAAGGCCATAATGCGAATATTTAGCTATCTCAAAGGCACGTCCAATCTTGGACTTTGGTATCCCTTTGGGACTAGATTCAACCTTATGGCATTCACAGATGCTGATAATGGTGGTGACCAAGTAAAACGAAAGAGTACCTCTGGTGGTCTCCAATTCCTAGGTCGTAAATTAGTCAGCTAA